The Phormidium yuhuli AB48 DNA window CTGATTTTTATTGAGGGAGCCTTTACGTCGATGTTGGTCTTGTTTTTAAAACAAGTGAAACCGGGTTTAATTGAAGGGTTTTAGGAGACGACTGGATGGCGCTCTCTAATGCAACATGAAATTGATTATTATGCCGGTCTGGACTCTCCCATTCATCGTTGGGAACCTCGCTGTAAGCTGATTGGGCTCATGGCCCTGATTTTTGCCTTTTCTGCTGTGGAGGTTCCGGGACTGCTGCTGGTGATGCTCCTGGTAACGGGGATTCTCTATAAACTCTCCCGCTTGCCGGGGTCATACTTACGTCAGCGGCTGCATTATCCGGGCTATTTCTTGCTGGGGGCTGTGGTGATGTTGCCCTTGAGCATGGGCGAAACGGTCTTGCTAGACTTGGGATGGCTTCAGGTTCGTTGGGAGGGAATTTTAGCGGCTATACCGATTGTGGTGCGATTTGTCTGTATTGTCACTGTGACCCTGGTGCTGTTTGGGACGGGTTCTCTGGCGACGAGCTTACGGGCGATGCGATCGCTCGGGGTTCCCAGTCTCATCACTGATATGATGCTGCTGTTCTACCGTTATCTCTATGATTTGCTTGATCGCCTACGACAGGTGCAAACGGCTATGAGACTTCGAGGTTTCAACCCTAAGCAGTTCAGTTGGCGAACCCTGCGGCTGCTGGCGGCCTTGACGGGAACTCTCCTCGTCACCAGTTATGAACAGTCGGAACAGGTGTATCAGGCGATGCGTCTGCGAGGGTATGGCCAACGGCCAGCACAAGGGTTGACTCTGCCGATTCAGCCTTGGGATGCGATCGCCCTTGGGGGGGTGTTGCTCCTAGCCGCTGGATTGGTTATCGCCCAGATTTGGCTTTCCCTGGAAACGGCTTAAGACCGTCATCCTCATATCTGACGACTGTTCCCCAGCTAACATCCAATCTAACTCTTTTGAGACCCTTATCTAAACACTCATGACGGTTCCCGCTTACTACGATCGTATCAATCATCAACTGCTCGAAAGTATCCCCAAAAACCTCGGCCGCATCATTGAGGTAGGTTGCGGAACCGGGTCTCTAGGAGCCGCTTATAAACAAGACAATCCCAATAGTGAATACATCGGCTTAGAGCTAAACCCAGAGGCCGTTCACATCGCCCAAGACCGGCTCGATCGCGCCTTATGTTTCAATGTCGAGACCTCCGATGAGAGCCAGTTAGGGATTGCTCCACAAAGTTGTGATGCGCTCATCTATGGCGATGTCTTAGAACATCTACACGACCCCTGGAAGATTCTCAATCATCATGTCTCCTGGCTCAAACCCGGTGGTTACGTCTTGGCCTCGATTCCCAATATCCAGCATTGGACGATTCTGCGAAATCTCATCCAGGGGAAATGGGAGTATGAAGATGAGGGACTGCTCGATCGCACCCATTTGCGCTTCTTCACCCTGGACAGTATGCAGACGATGTTTACCGATGCCGGGTTAATCGTCAAAGGGGTTAGCCGTATTTTGTCCCATAACCCTGAAGAATTTGAAGCCTTCTACTCCCAACTCGAACCCCTGGCCCAACACCTGAAGCTGGATCACAAGCGCTTGAAACTGCTCACAGAATCTCATCAATACGTTCTCACCGGGGTAAAAACTCAACGGCGGCTGTTTATCCAAACCCTCATGATGGCCCCATTGGCCTGCGATCGCATCCGTGTCTTAGATCCTGACGAGTTTAGTAACCGCATCACGGGAGTACGAGCTATCTCCTCGGTTCGCAATGCTACCCTCAGTCTAGCGGAAGCCGATGAGGAAAAAGTCTTCATCTGGCAACGGGCCCTGCTGAAACCCGAAACTGCCCTAACACAACAGCAAAACTTACTTCAGCGGGACTATCTGATTGTCGCAGAAATTGATGATGACCCCCTACGTTGGGAAACTCCCTCGGATAACGGCTTTTTCTCCTATCGCAGTTGTCACTGTGTGCAAACCTCCACTGAGCCACTGGCAGAGTTTTTGCGTCAATATAACCCTTACGTCAAGGTTTTTCCCAACCAGCTCGCCAAACTGCCTAAACCTCGCCTTGAGAGCGACTATGAGACGGCTACCGTCTTTTTCGGAGCCTTAAACCGAGAAGAGGATTGGAAACCTCTCATCGACGCCATCAACCAAGTTCTGGAGCAACTGGGCGATCGCGTCTCCGTCAAAGTTCTCCATGACCGACAATTTTTCGAGGCCCTCAACACCCCTCACAAAGCCTTTGCTCCCTTCTGTGCCTATGCCAACTATCAGCAGGTGATGCGTTCGAGTACCGTCGCCCTGCTGCCCCTAGAACCCACTCGTTTTAACAAAATGAAGTCTGACCTCAAATTTGTTGAATGTGCCGGTCAGGGGGTCGCCGTCCTCGCTAGCCCAACGGTCTATGAGAGGAGTCTTCAAGATGGCAAAACCGGCCTGCTGTACCGTTCGGTCGAGGACTTCGCAGCCAAATTCCAAGAGTTGCTGATCAACCCTACCCTACGACAACAGCTTGGACAAGCCGCCTATCAGTGGGTTGCCCAGAATCGTCTCTTGGAACATCATGCTCAAGACCGAGCCAAATGGTATTTCCAGATGCGCGATCGCCTCCCAGAACTTAACGAAGCCTTGAAACAGCGGACTCCTGAATTATTCTAAACCCCTTAACTGACTGAGGGCCTTAGGCTTGGAGTTCCTGGGCCAGGCTACCCATAACGGCTGCGACCTGATCCAACATCTGATCCAAACATTTGACTCCCGCTTTAGCCTCTTGTAAGACCTTAGGATCGGTCGGTTGCCGTTTGACTTGTTCATTCAAGGTTCCCGCTAATTTCATCATGTCCGGAATGCCCACATTGCCGCTGGCCCCCTTAATCTGATGAATCAGCCGTGAAAACGTTTCTAAATCTCCCTCTATGATTGCCGTTTCTGCACCCGCCACATACTCTCGGGCCGAGTCCATAAACGAATCGAGGAGTTCTAATTCAAATTCGAGATCATCGCCAGAAACCTCATGAAGACGATCCCAGTCAATGTAAATGTCGGACTTTGCCGGGGTAGAATCTGCCATAGATGCTGATATTGAAGGGTTAGACGTTACAGTGGCTCCATTCTGAGAAAGAGCTGAGGACTGATGTACAGGTGATGATTCGATTCTTGTCATCCAATGTTCCAAAACAGATTTCAGTTTTTCCATCGTGACGGGTTTGGCGAGATAATCATCCATCCCCGCATTTAAACACTTTTCGCGATCGCCTTCCATGGCGTGAGCCGTCAGGCCAACAACCACCATATGGCGATCGCTGTCTTTCTCCCGCAAACGTAAACGCTGCGTTGCCTGGTATCCATCCAGTACCGGCATTTGACAGTCCATTAACACCATATCAAACCGCTCTTGCTGAAGCCGGTCTAAGGCTTCTTGGCCATTATTAACACACGCGGCCTTGTACCCGAGTAACTTGAGCTGGTTCATGACTACTTTTTGGTTAATGTGGGTATCTTCCACCACAAGGACTTTAGCCGGGACTGAAGCCGTGGCCCGCGCCGCCGGGGGAGGAGCCGAGATCTCCCCTACGTCCAACTGTTGGTCTACCGGGATAGGGGTGGAGGGAGCTGAGACGTCAGCTGAGAGAGATTCTGGGGTCTCTGAGGGAGCTTCGGTAACCCCAGTTGAGTTAGCCAGGGACTCCGTCGCCGCTGGACTGGGGTCATCTTCTGGGGGTGAGACCTCAACAAATTGTGCCGTAAAAACAAAGGTTGAGCCTTGGTTGGGTTCGCTTTCCACCCAAATTTGTCCCCCCATCTTCTGCACCAACTGACGACAGATGGCTAACCCTAAACCCGTTCCCCCATAGCGACGGGTACTTGACGCATCTACCTGAGAAAAGGCCTGAAATAGATACTTGCGATCGCCCTCAGCAATGCCGATTCCCGTATCACGCACCGCAAATTGTAGGGTTAAAATTCTCTCACACTCACCCTCATCTGATCCAGGGTCCCCAAGAACCCCTTGTTTGGAGCCAATGGCTCGGACCCCAATGGCGACAGAGCCGCGATCCGTAAACTTAATGGCATTCCCCACTAAATTCATTAACACTTGTCGCAGACGACGGGAATCTCCCGAGAGTTGAGCCGGCAAATTAGGGTTAATATGCAGTTTCAGAGATATTCCTTTCTCTTTTGACTGCATCACAAAAATATTTAAAACCTCATTCAAACAAGACTTTAATTTAAAGGTGTGACGGTCTAATCGTAGTTTTTCTGCTTCTAGTTTTGAAAAATCTAAAATATCATTGATTAGATTTAAAAGATGCTCACCACTGGTCTTTAACGCTTCCGTAAATTCTAATTGTTCTTCATCTAACTCGGTGGTCATTAACAAGTCTGTCATCCCCAGCACTCCATTCATCGGAGTTCGGATTTCATGACTCATATTTGCCAAGAAATCAGACTTCAAACGGGCGGTTTCTAATGCAGCTTCCCGGGCTTGAACCAGTTCGTTAATTTGGGTACTCGCAATGACCACACCCCCCACCTGGCCATCTGAAGTATACCAGGGATGAATCGCCCAGCGTAAATAAAGTTGCACCCCATTATCCCGTTCCCAAATATCCTCAGGAGTGCTGACAATTTCTCCCTGTAATGCTTGGTTATACAACACTCGCCAGCGTTCAGGCAAATCTGAAAACACATCATAATGGCATTTGCCAATTAGAGGCTCTTGCTCCAGATTAAAATCACTCAGCCACGTATTGCTATAGGCAAGATAGCACATGTTGCTATCCATCATTGCCATAGCTACTGGGGCTTGGGTAACGATTTGTCGCAATTGTTGTCGCTCGGCTTCAATGGCTGCCTCATAGCGTTTTCGTTCCGTGATATCGCGAACAATTGCTAGGACTTCATTCTCCCCACTGGTGACAATCCGCGCCTCAAAGTTATGCAATCGGATCTCTCCCGTTTTGCGATTCGGGATATCAAGAGCATATTCAAAGATTTGCACTTCTCGGGATTGACGGGCTAACTCCGCATAATGCAAATTGAGATCGGCAACTTCTTTCGGCAACACTTCATAGAGACTTTTACCTAAGAAACCACTGCGAGATAAGAGAAGTGGCTGATCCTTATCAGCCTGCACATCGAGATAGGTGCCATCAGTGCGCAAGCGAAACATGGTGTCTGGGATAGCTTCGAGGAGAGCTTGATTTTTCAGTTCACTTTTCTGAACTTGCTCAGCCCGTTGTTCCAAATATAAGACCATATCGCGGATTTGTGAGGTCATGCGAGCAAAGGCCAAGGCGAGATCGCCAATTTCGTCGGGGCGAGTGCGGTGCTGTTGGATAGCACTGTCATCATCGATGGCGCGATCAAACTCCCCTTCCGCGACCCACTGGCTGGCGTGGGCCAGTTCCTGGAGCGGTTTGCCCAGGGAACGGCCGAGCCATGCCGCCACCCCAACCCCAGCCCCCGTTAATAAGACCCCCAGAAGGATGGCACTGTTGCGGGTCTTATTCTGTCCTTGACGGAAGCGAGTCATGGGAAAATCTAACTGGAGCGCTCCCACGGTTTCCGCTCCTGAGGCGATGGTTTGTCCTGAATGAAGGAGATCGCGTTCCCATTCAAAGAGGGGCGTTCCACTGGCTAAAATTTCAGACCCTAATTGAATCTCCGCCTGGGAGTCCTCTTCTGCGTTTAAGGTTAAAAGACGTTGGCCATTTTCGTCATAAATCGTAACGGTGAGCCAGCTCTCTTCCGTCTCTAGACCCTCCAGGATTTGTTGGAGTTCGGTCACGGTGTCACCGGTGTCACTGGCTAGGGGAGCAGCAACTAAACGTGACACGAGATCCAACATGAGGGCCGCTTGGCCTTCGAGTTCTTCTCGGTAAACCTGTCGTTGGCGATGGAGTGAAAACAGCGTCACAGTAGTTACACTGATCACAGCTGACAAAGCGATGGTGGCCGTGAGCTTAGCGGTGATGGGTAAGCGACGACCTTTGAGTTGACGCATCAGTTGACGCATAACGACAGGGGAAAAAGGCAAAAAAAGGACAAGGAAATCGGACTTGCGAGATAAGACCTCTCGCGACAGGGGCAGTCATGTGGTTCAGAATGAGTCCCCCCTCTAGGATAGCGGTTCTTTTGAGAGAGACGGGAGGGTTGCTTCAGTAAAACTACGGAGGATCTCCATCCGAATACGGGAGCTGAGGGAGTTAACTGACAACATTTGGCGAAAATGGCCCGGGGTAGATGGCTTAACTGGCTATCTGGATAAGGTTCACGATAGGCTGTTATCCGGTCAAGAAATTTCTAAGACCTGGGGCTGTTCATCTCAACCTTATGTTAAATCCTCCTATGGTTCGTCCTTACACGATAGTTATATTAGCCATGACGGCTGATGGCAAAATTTCTGATGTCAAACGCTCGGGGGTGACCTTCGGCTCTTCTGTTGATTATACGCATTTGGAACAGCAGGTGGCTGAGGCAGATGGGGTGTTAATGGGAGGGGGAACGTTGCGCTCGGGGGAAACGGCGATGCGCGTTCAGACTCCGGCGTTACTGACGGCTCGACAGGAGGCGGGAAAACCGCCACAGCCGATTCAAATTGTTTGTTCGGCTTCGGGGAAGATTGACCCGGAGTTACGCTTTTTTCAACAGCCGATTCCCCGCTGGCTCTTGACGACCCCTCAGGGGGCTGAGTTTTGGCAGACTCATTCGGGTTTTGACCAAGTTCTGACCGGGGGAACCTCAAGGGATGGGGTGGATTTTCCTGCTGCTTTCGAGAGGTTGAGAACCTTGGGGGTGGAACGGCTGGCGGTCTTGGGGGGTGGAACGTTGATTGCGAGTTTGTTTGAGTTGGGATTGGTGGATGAGTTGTGGTTGACGGTCTGTGGCTATATTTTTGGGGGGAGTCAGGCCCCGACGCCGGTGGATGGTTTGGGTTTCGCTCGCGATCGCGCTCCCCGCTTACGGTTATTGGAGGTGAACCGGGTTGAGGATGAGGTGTTTCTGCATTATCAGGTGCAGCGAGATTCCCCTTAGCAGTCGCTAGGAATAGCTGAATGACTCTTGACCGGGGCCAGAGGGTTGGAAACTAGACAGTTGAGCGATCGCAGGCTAGGGTAGAGGTCAGGTTTTCCTGAGAGTGTTGTTAATGAGAATATTAGTTACCGGTGGTGCGGGATTCCTGGGTTCCCACCTCGTTGATCGCCTGATGGAACAAGGACATGAAGTCCTTTGTCTGGATAACTTTTTCACCGGGAGCAAGCACAACATCCTCAAATGGATGGACTCTCCTTATTTTGAGGTGATTCGCCATGATATTACTGAACCGATTCGGGTCGAAGTCGACCAGATTTATCATCTGGCTTGTCCAGCGTCACCGGTTCATTATCAGTACAATCCGGTGAAAACAGTGAAGACTAGCGTCTTGGGAACCCTACATATGTTAGGACTTGCTAAGCGTATTAAGGCTCGGTTGTTATTGGCCTCGACCTCGGAAGTCTATGGAGACCCCGATGTTCACCCACAAACGGAAGCCTATCGGGGGAATGTGAACCCGATTGGGATCCGTGCCTGTTACGACGAGGGGAAGCGTATTGCTGAAACCCTCTGTTTTGACTACCACCGTCAGAATAACGTCGATATCCGGGTGATGCGGATTTTCAACACCTATGGGCCGCGAATGCAGGAAAATGATGGACGGGTGGTGAGTAATTTTATTGTTCAGGCGCTACGCGGGATTCCTCTAACGGTGTATGGGGATGGCCAGCAAACTCGGAGTTTTTGCTATGTCTCAGACCTCATTGAGGGCATGATGCGCTTGATGAACAATGAGGAGCATATTGGGCCGGTGAATATCGGCAATCCCAATGAGTACACGATTCTGCAACTGGCTCAGACGATTCAGCGGCTGATTAACCCCGATGTGGAGATTCAGTTTGAGCCACTTCCTCAGGATGACCCACAACAGCGACAGCCGGATATTACACGGGCCAAGGACTGGCTGGGGTGGACTCCGACGATTGAACTGGAAGAAGGACTTAAAGAAACCATTGCGGATTTCCGCGATCGCCTGAGCTTGACGTAAATTAGGACTGTCCGGGTGTGTTGACATACAAGCCGCAGATTGGGGATGGCTGGAGTTTGCGATTAAGCTAGTGGACGACAGCTTGCTAACGCTCAGTCGTGGCGACGTTTTTTAGAGTTTTTTAAGGTTTAAGGACGAAACAGCTATGCGTGTTTGTGTGATTGGTACCGGGTACGTGGGTTTGGTGACGGGGGCCTGTTTGGCTCATACCGGTCATGAGGTGATCTGCGTTGATAACAACGAGGAAAAGGTCAAAACCATGAAGGCGGGGCGATCGCCCATTTATGAGCCGGGATTGTCGGAAATTATGACTGGCGCCATTCAAAATGGCAAGATTGAGTTCACTACGGATTTGGAGGCCGGCGTCTCTCATGGGGATGTTCTCTTTATTGCCGTAGGAACGCCGCCGTTACCCACCGGCGAAAGTGATACCCGCTATGTCGAAGCGGTAGCCCGGGGAATTGGCGCTCACTTGAAGCAAGGCTATAAGGTGATTGTCAATAAATCCACGGTTCCCATTGGTTCTGGGGACTGGGTACGCAGTATTGTGCTCGATGGCATTGCAGAACGGGAAAAATCCCTGGTAGGAGCTGGCAAAACTGGGGAAGACCTGGTGGAGCATATTGAGGTGGAATTTGATGTGGTCAGTAATCCCGAGTTTCTGCGGGAGGGGTCGGCGGTGTATGACACCTTTAACCCCGATCGCATTGTCTTGGGGAGTAACAGCGATCGCGCCTTGACGATGATGCAGGAACTCTATGCACCCATTGTCAATCGTGAGGTGGCTGAAAATAAGGAGTTACCCCCGGTTCCGGTGGTGATGACGGATTTATGTTCGGCGGAGATGATTAAGTACGCCGCCAACTCGTTCTTGGCCACCAAGATTAGTTTTATCAATGAAGTGGCTAATATCTGCGATCGCGTGGGTGCGGATGTGACCCAGGTGGCGAAAGGGATTGGCCTAGACTCCCGGATTGGGAATAAGTTCTTGAATGCGGGGATTGGCTGGGGTGGCTCCTGTTTCCCCAAAGATGTCTCGGCCTTGGTTCATACAGCGGATGATTATGGCTATGATGCTCAATTGCTGAAGTCGGCGGTAGAGGTGAATCAACGTCAGCGGTTGATGGCCTTGGAGAAACTGCAACAGGAGTTGAAGATTCTCAAGGGGAAAACCATCGGCTTGTTGGGGTTGACCTTTAAGCCGGATACGGACGATATGCGGGATGCGCCGTCGTTGGTGTTGATTGAGAATCTAAACCGACTGGGGGCTAAGGTGAAAGCCTATGACCCCATTGTCTCGCAAACGGGCCTACGCTCGGGGCTTTCTGGGGTGTATGTGGAGACGGACCCAGAACGGCTCGCTGATAGCTGTGATGCGTTGGTGTTGGTGACGGATTGGCAACAGTTTGCCGACCTCGATTACGCCAAGATGGCTAAGTTGATGAATAGTCCGATTATGGTAGATGGCCGTAACTTCCTCGACCGCACGGCGTTGGAGGCCATTGGCTTCCGCTATGTGGGAATTGGTCATTAGAGCGGTTTAGAGCTTCTAATTCGGCTGGGTTAGGCCCGGCCATGATATCCCCCTAGTCTCGCACTGGGGGGATTTTGTTGGCAGCCATCCGAGGAGGGAGTCGTGAGACTCGATGGGGGTTGGGTGGGGATGGCGTCCCCGGAAGGGGGTCAGAGAGGCGATCGCACGCAGCAAAAACACAGTCTAGATCGCGTTCCCAAAGGTGGGAGGTTCAGGAGGCGCGATCGCCCAGCACAGACCCTGACCTCACCCAAGCCAGAAGGGTCTATGGCACAACGACAGTGATAGAAGCGAACTCCAGCATCCCTGACCAGAGGAGGGGGCTAGGAGCGCCTGGGAATCGTCGATTAGGGGGTGTCTAAATTCCGCTCAATTTGGTGCAAGACATCAAAAAGGAGATCAACAGATCCTGAGAGATACCGCTTCAGGCGCAGCGATAGGGACATAGAAAACTCAACAGACTTCTCGCCGACTGCGAGATAAGATGCTAGCTTCCGTTCCTGTGTTGTATCCATAATGTGAGGTTTTTACTGAGTGACAAGCACGCTTTGTGTGGTCTAGTGTATTATACACCATCGGTATGTTGTACTAACAATGTACGACAGACTCTCTCCCGATGGGCAAGGTCACAAGTCCTGAAAGCCCCGAAATCTCTCGGGATAAGCCTTTGGGGAATTTGTCAAGAGCGCCAATTGCGCGATCGCACCTAAGCCTGAATCGAGGAGAAATTTGTTATGTTAATGATTCCTGACATTTAGAGAAGTTCAACCTATGCCAACAGAATCACCGGACGTTTTCACTCAATTTATCGAGCAAGAAATCCTGGGCAATCAAGTTTTAGACTATCTCATTGCCCTCGGGATTATCATGATTGGCTTGATTATCATCAAGATTGTTGCCAATGTTATTCTTGGGCGCATTAAAACATGGCTACGGCAAGCGGATGCCAGCTTAGATAATAGCCTCATTAAAATTGTCGAGCGGGCCCTGATTCCAATCTTTTACTTGGGGCTATTCTATGTTGCCCTCAATGGCTTAACGCTGCATCCAATTTTGGATCGGCTTTTAGATGGGGTTTGGGCGATCGCCTTCACGGTTATCGCCATTCGCTTTGTGGTCTCCGTCATTCAATATGGCTTAATCCTATATGGGATCAAGGCAAACAACCCCAATATCCAACCGACCC harbors:
- a CDS encoding hybrid sensor histidine kinase/response regulator — encoded protein: MRQLMRQLKGRRLPITAKLTATIALSAVISVTTVTLFSLHRQRQVYREELEGQAALMLDLVSRLVAAPLASDTGDTVTELQQILEGLETEESWLTVTIYDENGQRLLTLNAEEDSQAEIQLGSEILASGTPLFEWERDLLHSGQTIASGAETVGALQLDFPMTRFRQGQNKTRNSAILLGVLLTGAGVGVAAWLGRSLGKPLQELAHASQWVAEGEFDRAIDDDSAIQQHRTRPDEIGDLALAFARMTSQIRDMVLYLEQRAEQVQKSELKNQALLEAIPDTMFRLRTDGTYLDVQADKDQPLLLSRSGFLGKSLYEVLPKEVADLNLHYAELARQSREVQIFEYALDIPNRKTGEIRLHNFEARIVTSGENEVLAIVRDITERKRYEAAIEAERQQLRQIVTQAPVAMAMMDSNMCYLAYSNTWLSDFNLEQEPLIGKCHYDVFSDLPERWRVLYNQALQGEIVSTPEDIWERDNGVQLYLRWAIHPWYTSDGQVGGVVIASTQINELVQAREAALETARLKSDFLANMSHEIRTPMNGVLGMTDLLMTTELDEEQLEFTEALKTSGEHLLNLINDILDFSKLEAEKLRLDRHTFKLKSCLNEVLNIFVMQSKEKGISLKLHINPNLPAQLSGDSRRLRQVLMNLVGNAIKFTDRGSVAIGVRAIGSKQGVLGDPGSDEGECERILTLQFAVRDTGIGIAEGDRKYLFQAFSQVDASSTRRYGGTGLGLAICRQLVQKMGGQIWVESEPNQGSTFVFTAQFVEVSPPEDDPSPAATESLANSTGVTEAPSETPESLSADVSAPSTPIPVDQQLDVGEISAPPPAARATASVPAKVLVVEDTHINQKVVMNQLKLLGYKAACVNNGQEALDRLQQERFDMVLMDCQMPVLDGYQATQRLRLREKDSDRHMVVVGLTAHAMEGDREKCLNAGMDDYLAKPVTMEKLKSVLEHWMTRIESSPVHQSSALSQNGATVTSNPSISASMADSTPAKSDIYIDWDRLHEVSGDDLEFELELLDSFMDSAREYVAGAETAIIEGDLETFSRLIHQIKGASGNVGIPDMMKLAGTLNEQVKRQPTDPKVLQEAKAGVKCLDQMLDQVAAVMGSLAQELQA
- a CDS encoding RibD family protein; translation: MVRPYTIVILAMTADGKISDVKRSGVTFGSSVDYTHLEQQVAEADGVLMGGGTLRSGETAMRVQTPALLTARQEAGKPPQPIQIVCSASGKIDPELRFFQQPIPRWLLTTPQGAEFWQTHSGFDQVLTGGTSRDGVDFPAAFERLRTLGVERLAVLGGGTLIASLFELGLVDELWLTVCGYIFGGSQAPTPVDGLGFARDRAPRLRLLEVNRVEDEVFLHYQVQRDSP
- the cbiQ gene encoding cobalt ECF transporter T component CbiQ, giving the protein MQHEIDYYAGLDSPIHRWEPRCKLIGLMALIFAFSAVEVPGLLLVMLLVTGILYKLSRLPGSYLRQRLHYPGYFLLGAVVMLPLSMGETVLLDLGWLQVRWEGILAAIPIVVRFVCIVTVTLVLFGTGSLATSLRAMRSLGVPSLITDMMLLFYRYLYDLLDRLRQVQTAMRLRGFNPKQFSWRTLRLLAALTGTLLVTSYEQSEQVYQAMRLRGYGQRPAQGLTLPIQPWDAIALGGVLLLAAGLVIAQIWLSLETA
- a CDS encoding methyltransferase domain-containing protein, which gives rise to MTVPAYYDRINHQLLESIPKNLGRIIEVGCGTGSLGAAYKQDNPNSEYIGLELNPEAVHIAQDRLDRALCFNVETSDESQLGIAPQSCDALIYGDVLEHLHDPWKILNHHVSWLKPGGYVLASIPNIQHWTILRNLIQGKWEYEDEGLLDRTHLRFFTLDSMQTMFTDAGLIVKGVSRILSHNPEEFEAFYSQLEPLAQHLKLDHKRLKLLTESHQYVLTGVKTQRRLFIQTLMMAPLACDRIRVLDPDEFSNRITGVRAISSVRNATLSLAEADEEKVFIWQRALLKPETALTQQQNLLQRDYLIVAEIDDDPLRWETPSDNGFFSYRSCHCVQTSTEPLAEFLRQYNPYVKVFPNQLAKLPKPRLESDYETATVFFGALNREEDWKPLIDAINQVLEQLGDRVSVKVLHDRQFFEALNTPHKAFAPFCAYANYQQVMRSSTVALLPLEPTRFNKMKSDLKFVECAGQGVAVLASPTVYERSLQDGKTGLLYRSVEDFAAKFQELLINPTLRQQLGQAAYQWVAQNRLLEHHAQDRAKWYFQMRDRLPELNEALKQRTPELF
- a CDS encoding UDP-glucuronic acid decarboxylase family protein; this encodes MRILVTGGAGFLGSHLVDRLMEQGHEVLCLDNFFTGSKHNILKWMDSPYFEVIRHDITEPIRVEVDQIYHLACPASPVHYQYNPVKTVKTSVLGTLHMLGLAKRIKARLLLASTSEVYGDPDVHPQTEAYRGNVNPIGIRACYDEGKRIAETLCFDYHRQNNVDIRVMRIFNTYGPRMQENDGRVVSNFIVQALRGIPLTVYGDGQQTRSFCYVSDLIEGMMRLMNNEEHIGPVNIGNPNEYTILQLAQTIQRLINPDVEIQFEPLPQDDPQQRQPDITRAKDWLGWTPTIELEEGLKETIADFRDRLSLT
- a CDS encoding UDP-glucose dehydrogenase family protein, coding for MRVCVIGTGYVGLVTGACLAHTGHEVICVDNNEEKVKTMKAGRSPIYEPGLSEIMTGAIQNGKIEFTTDLEAGVSHGDVLFIAVGTPPLPTGESDTRYVEAVARGIGAHLKQGYKVIVNKSTVPIGSGDWVRSIVLDGIAEREKSLVGAGKTGEDLVEHIEVEFDVVSNPEFLREGSAVYDTFNPDRIVLGSNSDRALTMMQELYAPIVNREVAENKELPPVPVVMTDLCSAEMIKYAANSFLATKISFINEVANICDRVGADVTQVAKGIGLDSRIGNKFLNAGIGWGGSCFPKDVSALVHTADDYGYDAQLLKSAVEVNQRQRLMALEKLQQELKILKGKTIGLLGLTFKPDTDDMRDAPSLVLIENLNRLGAKVKAYDPIVSQTGLRSGLSGVYVETDPERLADSCDALVLVTDWQQFADLDYAKMAKLMNSPIMVDGRNFLDRTALEAIGFRYVGIGH